The following coding sequences lie in one Kribbella sp. NBC_00709 genomic window:
- a CDS encoding SDR family NAD(P)-dependent oxidoreductase: MSRFTTPFGYESTAADVISGVDLTGRRAVVTGGASGIGVETARALAGAGAEVTLAVRNTAAGERVAAQIIESTGNNHVFVAPIELADPASVRAFAGSWTGPLHILVNNAGVMAEPLNRTPQGWEHQFATNHLGHFGLSLGLHDALTAGGDARVVSVSSSAHLQSDVHLDDLHFEHRAYQPWAAYGQSKTANILFAVEAAERWAADGIVTNALMPGGIRTALQRHVPEEMQAGWDQYRWKTVEQGAATSVLLAASPVVLGVTGRYFEDNQEALPNVAGERNGVAPYALDPESATRLWDLSEKLLAQV, from the coding sequence ATGAGCAGATTCACCACTCCTTTCGGGTACGAGTCCACCGCGGCCGACGTGATCTCCGGAGTCGACCTGACCGGCCGCCGGGCGGTCGTCACCGGTGGCGCGTCCGGGATCGGTGTCGAGACCGCCCGTGCTCTCGCCGGAGCGGGCGCCGAGGTGACGCTGGCCGTGCGCAACACCGCGGCCGGCGAACGCGTCGCCGCGCAGATCATCGAGAGCACCGGCAACAACCACGTGTTCGTCGCTCCGATCGAGCTCGCGGACCCCGCGTCGGTGCGCGCCTTCGCCGGAAGCTGGACCGGGCCGCTGCACATCCTGGTCAACAACGCCGGCGTGATGGCCGAGCCGCTGAACCGCACACCGCAAGGTTGGGAGCACCAGTTCGCCACCAACCACCTCGGTCACTTCGGCCTCTCCCTCGGCCTGCATGACGCACTCACCGCGGGCGGGGACGCCCGTGTGGTCTCGGTGAGCTCGAGCGCACATCTGCAATCGGATGTGCACCTGGACGACCTCCACTTCGAGCACCGGGCGTACCAGCCGTGGGCGGCGTACGGGCAGTCGAAGACCGCCAACATCCTGTTCGCGGTCGAGGCCGCCGAGCGCTGGGCTGCCGACGGGATCGTCACCAATGCGCTGATGCCGGGCGGGATCCGGACCGCTCTCCAGCGTCACGTCCCCGAGGAGATGCAGGCGGGGTGGGACCAGTACCGCTGGAAGACGGTGGAGCAAGGTGCTGCGACGTCAGTACTACTCGCCGCATCCCCGGTCGTGCTGGGCGTGACCGGCAGGTACTTCGAGGACAACCAGGAGGCACTGCCCAACGTCGC